CAGGAATATTGATGCCATCTTAAGCGGGAATTATGCAAACGACTTCGGTGCGCTTAAGAACAGGAATTTCTATTTCGGATGGCAGTATGGCTTAGGATTCAACTTTACAAAATCCTTAAAGCTTGAAATCAATTCTGCCACAAGAACCCTGAATGATAATATGGATGTCAATACCATGGATAACACTTCCATTTTCGGAAATGTATTCAGAGCCGGAAGGCCGGTATTGTATAACCACAGGGTACAGCTGAATTATAAGCTGCCGTTCCAGTATCTTCCGTATCTGGATTTCATTGATGCAGAAGTAGGATACGGATTTACTTATAACTGGAATGCAAGGTCCACGGTTTTGCTGGCAGGTCCGGACGGAAGTTTAGGGTCAATCGGTCAGAATACCAATGTGATTCAGGTAACGGGATCAGCAGACTTCACGAAATTCTTCGGCCAGTTCGGGTATTTCAAGAACCTTTCTGCCAAACTGCAGAAGCGTAAACAGGAAGTCGATTCACTGAACAATGCCTACACCCAGGCCTGGGAGAAAAATAGGTACGCTTATAAAAAGTATAAATTTAAAAACAGGCTGACCCCGCTTCAGAGCATGGCCTATCTGCTGACTTCATTCAAGCAGCTGGACATTAATTACTCTGAAAATAACGGGACCGTACTTCCGGGACTCTTATCAGCTCCGAACTGGTATGGTTACGGACAGACGCTGGGAGGCCCTACAGCAGGATTCTTATTAGGGTCGCAGGCAGATATCAGAAGATTAGTGATAGAAAATGGCTGGGTGAGTGATTCAGATTTTATGACAGATCCTTACATCCGGATGTCGACCAGGGAATTGCGGGCCAATTTGCAGGTGATGCCGATGAATGATCTGAGGATTGATCTCAGCGCAATACATAATTACAACCGGAACTTTACCCATACCGGGTTTAATTACCGGGACCCGCTTACCGGTCTCTCGAATCCGGATTATACTTTTGCCAATGACCTGGTCACCTATACCAATTCTGTAGTACTCCTGAAAACGGCATTTCAGGATGGTACGGCCATTTATCAGGCCATCAGGGAAAATGCCAGAACCTTATCCCAGCAGATGCCGGGAGCGCTTCAGCCGGACGGGTTTAAAGACGGGTACGGAATTTCAAATGCCTATATTTTAATTCCGGCATTCCGTGCAGCAGTGGAAGGAAAGACCGTGAAAATGATGGATAACCCTAAGAAAGCAGGGCTTCCGATTCCGAACTGGAGGATTACCTATTCAGGGTTGAGGAATGTCCCAATTATTAACGGGCAGTTCTCGAAATTTGATATCCTGCACGCTTATCAGGCAACCTATACGGCAACGGGAATTCAGTCAAGCATCGATTATTTCAACAGGCTGAATTCACTTACGAGCTCAGGAAGAGACATTAATGACGACTACATCAATCCGTTTACTTTCGCTCAGGTAGGCTATGTTGAGAACTTCTCGCCGCTGATCGGTGTTGACATGACCATGAGGAACAATATCCAGCTGGGTATTCAGTACAACCGGTTGAGGACATTGTTATTAGGATTGGTGAACCATACGTTAACGGAAGATTCAAACAGTGAATATGTAGTAAGGGTAGGATACATCATCAGGAATTTCAGACTGGGAATGACCAATGTGAGAGGAAGAGGAAAAGGCAAAGGTACCGACCTGAATATCAGGGGCGACTTTTCACTGAGAGACAGCAGAACAAGCATCACCAATATTTTGCTGGATGACTCCCAGGTGACAGGAGGCCAGAGGCTGATGAACATCAAGGTTTCTGCAGACTACAATGTTTCCGAAAACCTAAACCTTAGGGTATTCTACGAGCAGATGACTTCCAAATATAAAATCTCAACCGCCTTCCCGCTGTCAACGGTAAGAGCAGGGATTTCTGCAACGTTTACCTTCGGGGATTCAGGAGGTTTTTAATAAGAACAAAAATAAATAGAGATGTCCTTCAGTTTTGGAGGACATTTTTTATATCCGATATTTGAACCTTATAGAATTTTGAATACATTTGTACAAAATAAAATTTAAAAATGAACACACCATCAGAATTAAAGTACACGAAAGATCACGAATGGATCAAGATCGAAGGTAACGTGGCTACCATCGGTATTACAGACTTTGCGCAGGGCGAGCTGGGAGATATCGTTTATGTAGATATAGATACTGTAGATGATGAATTGGAAGGAGGTGCCGTTTTCGGAAGTGTGGAAGCTGTAAAGACAGTTTCAGATCTGTTCTTGCCTATTGCAGGAAAAGTAATCGAATTCAATTCAGATTTGGAAGACCAGCCTGAATTATTGAATACAGATCCTTATGGAAACGGATGGATCATCAAATTAGAAGTTGCTGAAGGTGCAGATCATTCAGAATTGCTTTCTGCAGAAGAATACCAGGAAATCATTGGATAAGATTTCAAACCTATTTAGTAAGATTTTGCCCGTTTACTGGGCATTTCTTACTTATATGCTTCTCAGGCCCGGAGAAGAAAACCATGAATACTGGTTTATGTTCAGTGGAATTGATAAGGTTTTGCACGTGAGCATATTTGCCATGCTGGGATTTTGTTTCATGGCTGCCCTTCCCCGGATAAGGTTTTTCTACTTTTTTCAGATCATCCTGATCTATGCATTCGTTACCGAAATCCTTCAGGAAAAAATGGGGTTGGGAAGATCTATGGAAACCTTGGATGTCGTTGCAGATACCATCGGCTGCCTGATCGGGTATGGTATATATAAGATGCTGATCAAGCGTTTCTTCTGATTATAAAAGAATATTCCTCTTCACTTGTTGTTTCATTTCTCACAATTCTTCTTAGGAGCTATATCCCGCTATCCACTATTACTCCTCACGCCTTTTCTTGCCACGGCATTTCCTTCGCTTACCTGTTTGCTGTTGCGGGGTAGCCGTTTCTATCGGGGCTAGGGGTTCGGGACGTCCCAAGAAGAGCAGTTTATAAAATCCGCTTACTATGCGTTATTACTTAACCGCCATTTCTCATCTCTCATTACCACGCTTCTCATCTGCCATTACCATCATCATTACCATTACCATTAGCTATTACCGGATTATTATTGAATCATCCTTAGTTATCAGGAGTTATCATTCCAGTTTAATTTTCATAAGTCAGGTCAATAATTCCCGGTATAAAAATTCCCCTCCTTTGGAGGGGTGTCAAAAATCCTTAGGATTTTTGACGGGGTGGTTTAAAACATTGCGCTCCTATATATTGCACTCTTATATATAATATACTCTTATATAATGTACGCTAAATATTACCTACCGTCCGGAGTATGTGCAACCCAATCTTGCAGGTTTTTAAAACCTGTAAGATTTCTTCAAAGTTTCCATTACGGATTTCATCATACGGGGCATTTTTACACCATTTAATTTAATTTCCATCCGGTAATCATTTTTGGCAATCACCAGTTTTTATACATTGTTATATCATAATTCCCTGTAGGCATTATCGTAAATCATCGCAGGGCCCTCTTCATTTATATCTTATTCCCGCCATAAAAATTCCCCTCCTTTGGAGGGGTGTCAAAAATCCAGAGGATTTTTGACGGGGTGGTTTGACATTATGCTTTTATACATTACACTCTTATATATAATATACTCTTATATAATGTATGCTCAATATTACCTACCGTCCGGAGTATAGGAAACCAAACCTTGCAGGTTTTGAAAACCTGTAAGGTTTGATTAAAGTTTCCATTACGGTTTTTCTCACAGATTTATCACACAAAGTCGTTTCTACACCGGTCAATGTTAATCTAATCACAGTTCAACAATCATTGTATTGTCAGGAATCACTTTGATAAACCCATCCCGGCATAATTTACTTATTTCGTTACTTCTTCTTATATATTATATGAGAACTGTGTTATAAAAAATCAGAATCTTTGTCAGCAACCGGTAGGATTTATAACCTTCGCCACTGATTTAAAATCTGTTTTCAGGTCCTTTTGGTCTCCATTTACCGGCGAAACCACTTTATATGACCTTAAGTTTTTTAACCCATACCCATGGTATTTGAATCTTGTGGATAACTCTGAATTGTCTGTAAACGTTATGCAGTCAGTTGGATAAGGATTTACTTTCCCACAAATTGTGTTTTAAGATGAACATAATGTTACGTATATTTGGAAGATAAGGGATGAGTTTCTATCTTTGCCCCACTGAAAAACGAGAGTAGATCAGCAGCGCAGAAGAGGCTTTTAGGTAAGCCGGAATAAAATAACTAATCATCTACCTTACAGGATTGCTTCAGGCAGTTGTGTAGGATACGGATCGGGAAAAACTTTTTAGGATTTTAGATAAATAAAATTTGGATGGTTGGAAAAGATTTGTATCTTTGCAGTCCGGTAAAACGGGAGCGCAGGAGTAGAGGGGTTGGATGTTGAGAGGGGTTAAGGTTAGAGAAAAAAACTTTAAAATTTTCCTTAAAAACATTTGGCGGATTAGAAATAAAGTTTTACTTTTGCACACGCAAATACGGCAAAGCCCAACGACAGAAAAGGGTGGCCGTGGGAGCGGAAGAAGAGAGATCATTGAAAAACAGATATACAACCAAGAATAAGGAAAAACTAAAGCGTAAAATAACTTTGAGTGAGTCAGACAAACATACAATGGAGAGTTTGATCCTGGCTCAGGATGAACGCTAGCGGGAGGCCTAACACATGCAAGCCGAGCGGTATTTGTCTTTCGGGACAGAGAGAGCGGCGTACGGGTGCGGAACACGTGTGCAACCTGCCTTTATCAGGGGGATAGCCTTTCGAAAGGAAGATTAATACCCCATAATATAAGAGACGGCATCGTTTTTTATTGAAAACTGAGGTGGATAGAGATGGGCACGCGCAAGATTAGATAGTTGGTGAGGTAACGGCTCACCAAGTCGATGATCTTTAGGGGGCCTGAGAGGGTGATCCCCCACACTGGTACTGAGACACGGACCAGACTCCTACGGGAGGCAGCAGTGAGGAATATTGGACAATGGGTTAGCGCCTGATCCAGCCATCCCGCGTGAAGGACGACGGCCCTATGGGTTGTAAACTTCTTTTGTACAGGGATAAACCTACTCTCGTGAGAGTAGCTGAAGGTACTGTACGAATAAGCACCGGCTAACTCCGTGCCAGCAGCCGCGGTAATACGGAGGGTGCAAGCGTTATCCGGATTTATTGGGTTTAAAGGGTCCGTAGGCGGACTCGTAAGTCAGTGGTGAAATCTCACAGCTCAACTGTGAAACTGCCATTGATACTGCGGGTCTTGAGTAAGGTAGAAGTGGCTGGAATAAGTAGTGTAGCGGTGAAATGCATAGATATTACTTAGAACACCAATTGCGAAGGCAGGTCACTATGTCTTAACTGACGCTGATGGACGAAAGCGTGGGGAGCGAACAGGATTAGATACCCTGGTAGTCCACGCCGTAAACGATGCTAACTCGTTTTTGGGCTTTTGGGTTCAGAGACTAAGCGAAAGTGATAAGTTAGCCACCTGGGGAGTACGTTCGCAAGAATGAAACTCAAAGGAATTGACGGGGGCCCGCACAAGCGGTGGATTATGTGGTTTAATTCGATGATACGCGAGGAACCTTACCAAGGCTTAAATGGGAATTGATGGGTTTAGAAATAGACCGTCCTTCGGGCAATTTTCAAGGTGCTGCATGGTTGTCGTCAGCTCGTGCCGTGAGGTGTTAGGTTAAGTCCTGCAACGAGCGCAACCCCTGTTACTAGTTGCTACCATTAAGTTGAGGACTCTAGTAAGACTGCCTACGCAAGTAGAGAGGAAGGTGGGGATGACGTCAAATCATCACGGCCCTTACGCCTTGGGCCACACACGTAATACAATGGCCGGTACAGAGGGCAGCTACTTAGCGATAAGATGCGAATCTCGAAAGCCGGTCTCAGTTCGGATTGGAGTCTGCAACTCGACTCTATGAAGCTGGAATCGCTAGTAATCGCGCATCAGCCATGGCGCGGTGAATACGTTCCCGGGCCTTGTACACACCGCCCGTCAAGCCATGGAAGTCTGGGGTACCTGAAGTCGGTGACCGTAACAGGAGCTGCCTAGGGTAAAACAGGTAACTAGGGCTAAGTCGTAACAAGGTAGCCGTACCGGAAGGTGCGGCTGGAACATCTCATTTTAGAGACTCGTTAAGCGAGTATAAACAAAATTAGGTACTTAACTGTACCAAGTACTTACTTAAAGTTAGAGCTTTAGTTTTTTTATTGGTTGCTATCTTACATAAAATACAATACAAACCCACTAGGAATTAGTATAGGGATAGAGATACAGGAGCGGAGAGCCAAGAACCAAGACCAATGTAAAAGTCTTGTATCTAGCATCTGGGATCTGTTAGTCTAAAAGACAGTCTCGTAGCTCAGCTGGTTAGAGCGCTACACTGATAATGTAGAGGTCGGCAGTTCGAGCCTGCCCGAGACTACTAATTGCAAAAGACGGGAAGAGTAGAGAGCCATGAACCAAGACTGTCAATTAGAAAGTCTTGTCTCTAGGATCTTGAGTCTTTTAAGTCTGACTAGAGGGGGAATTAGCTCAGCTGGCTAGAGCGCCTGCCTTGCACGCAGGAGGTCAAGGGTTCGACTCCCTTATTCTCCACGGATTGTACTTAATTACTTAGGTAATAGGGTATGATGTATGAGGGTAATAAAAGAAAGTGTATATTCTACATAATGACGGAGCCGTCATTAGTATGCTTCACTTGATTGCTTAAGTACAAGAACAAAGATCATTGACATTAACGGTAAAGACATCACAAAGAGAAAACCGAGCACTTATAAGTGCTTGAGTAACCTAAAAAATAGGAAAGAAATCGTTAAGGGCGTATGGCGGATGCCTAGGCTTTCAGAGGCGAAGAAGGACGTGGTAAGCTGCGAAAAGCTCGGGGGATCGGCACACACGAATTGATCCCGAGATGTCCGAATGGGGCAACCCGTCTGGTTGAAGACCAGTCACTCTAAATTTATTTAGAGAGCAAACCCGGAGAACTGAAACATCTAAGTACCCGGAGGAAAAGAAATCGAAGAGATTCCGTAAGTAGTGGCGAGCGAACGCGGATTAGCCCAAAAGCTTTTATATGTTTAATAGAATGTTCTGGAAAGAACAGCCGTAGAGGGTGATAGCCCCGTACATGAAAGGCATATTTGAGTGATAAATGAGTAGGGCGGGACACGTGAAATCCTGTCTGAATATGGGGGGACCATCCTCCAAGGCTAAATACTCCTGAAAGACCGATAGTGAACAAGTACTGTGAAGGAAAGGTGAAAAGCACTTCGAATAGAAGGGTGAAATAGAACCTGAAACCGTACGCCTACAAGCGGTCGGAGCCCACAAGTTGGGTGACGGCGTGCCTTTTGCATAATGAGCCTACGAGTTAATTTTACTAGCGAGGTTAAGGACTTCAGGTCCGGAGCCGGAGCGAAAGCGAGTCTGAATAGGGCGCATAGTTAGTAGGATTAGACGCGAAACCTTGTGATCTACCCATGGGCAGGTTGAAGCTCTGGTAACACAGAGTGGAGGACCGAACCGGTTGACGTTGAAAAGTCTTCGGATGACCTGTGGGTAGGGGTGAAAGGCCAATCAAACTGGGAGATAGCTCGTACTCTCCGAAATGCATTTAGGTGCAGCGTCGCAATAAAGTTTATTAGAGGTAGAGCTACTGATTGGATGCGGGGGTTTCATCGCCTACCAATTCCTGACAAACTCCGAATGCTAATAAATGTTCTGCGGCAGTGAGGGCATGGGTGCTAAGGTCCATGTCCGAGAGGGAAAGAACCCAGACCAACAGCTAAGGTCCCCAAATATATGCTAAGTTGAAGCAACGCGGTTGGACTGCATTGACAGCTAGGATGTTGGCTTGGAAGCAGCCATTCATTTAAAGAGTGCGTAACAGCTCACTAGTCGAGCGGTCCGGCATGGATAATAATCGGGCATAAGCATATTACCGAAGCTATGGATTTATAATTTATTATATCTGGTAGGAGAGCATTCTGTTTGCACCGAAGCAGTACCGTGAGGTATTGTGGAGCGGACAG
The sequence above is a segment of the Chryseobacterium sp. JJR-5R genome. Coding sequences within it:
- the gcvH gene encoding glycine cleavage system protein GcvH, coding for MNTPSELKYTKDHEWIKIEGNVATIGITDFAQGELGDIVYVDIDTVDDELEGGAVFGSVEAVKTVSDLFLPIAGKVIEFNSDLEDQPELLNTDPYGNGWIIKLEVAEGADHSELLSAEEYQEIIG
- a CDS encoding VanZ family protein, with the translated sequence MPVYWAFLTYMLLRPGEENHEYWFMFSGIDKVLHVSIFAMLGFCFMAALPRIRFFYFFQIILIYAFVTEILQEKMGLGRSMETLDVVADTIGCLIGYGIYKMLIKRFF